A DNA window from Daucus carota subsp. sativus chromosome 3, DH1 v3.0, whole genome shotgun sequence contains the following coding sequences:
- the LOC108211847 gene encoding probable inactive patatin-like protein 9 translates to MELSNVTLEIFSKLEQKWLYHCDGKKTRVLSIDGGGTTGIVAGAGLVHLEDQIRRKTGNSAAKIADFFDVIAGTGIGALFAAMIAADDGAGRPMYSAEEAVKFVNENQLKLYKLKNGGVFRKKKRFDSNSMERVLKLALTRDDGTVLTLKDTCKPLLVPCFDVKSSAPFVFSRADATESPSFDFELWKVCRATSATPFLFKPFNLTSIDQQTSCLAIDGGLVMNNPTAAALTHVLHNKRDFPAVTGVEDLLVLSLGNGPLWNEVTKKVRRNGECVKSSIVDIVLDGVSETVDQMLGNAFCWNHSDYVRVQAFACASEGEKPTAEQVLKERAVESLPFGGKRLLAETNGDRIGNFVQRLVATGRSSLPPSPCKDIVVSPLANGR, encoded by the exons ATGGAGTTGAGTAATGTGACGCTGGAGATATTTTCGAAGCTTGAGCAGAAGTGGCTGTATCACTGCGATGGGAAGAAGACGCGTGTCCTGAGTATCGACGGCGGCGGGACGACCGGCATTGTCGCCGGCGCTGGCTTGGTTCATCTCGAGGATCAGATCCGGAGGAAGACCGGGAATTCCGCCGCGAAAATCGCCGATTTTTTCGATGTTATCGCGGGGACGGGGATCGGCGCTTTGTTCGCGGCGATGATCGCCGCGGACGACGGCGCCGGGCGGCCGATGTACTCCGCGGAGGAGGCGGTGAAGTTTGTTAACGAGAATCAGTTGAAGCTGTATAAGCTCAAAAACGGCGGCGTTTTTAGGAAGAAGAAGAGGTTTGATAGTAACAGCATGGAGAGAGTGTTGAAGCTCGCGTTGACTCGCGACGACGGCACGGTGTTGACTTTGAAGGACACGTGTAAGCCTCTCCTCGTCCCCTGCTTCGACGTGAAGAGCTCGGCGCCGTTCGTCTTCTCCCGCGCCGACGCCACCGAGTCGCCGAGCTTCGATTTCGAGCTTTGGAAAGTGTGCCGTGCCACGTCAGCCACCCCGTTCCTGTTCAAACCGTTCAATCTGACCTCAATTGATCAACAAACTTCGTGCCTCGCCATCGACGGCGGCCTGGTGATGAACAATCCCACCGCGGCGGCGCTCACTCATGTCCTCCACAATAAGCGCGACTTTCCGGCGGTTACAGGCGTCGAGGATTTGCTCGTGCTGTCGCTTGGAAATGGACCGTTATGGAATGAAGTGACGAAAAAAGTGAGACGTAACGGGGAGTGTGTGAAATCGTCGATTGTTGACATTGTGCTTGATGGAGTCTCGGAAACGGTTGATCAGATGCTCGGGAATGCGTTTTGCTGGAATCACTCGGATTACGTCAGAGTTCAG GCATTTGCTTGTGCGAGTGAAGGAGAAAAGCCGACAGCGGAGCAAGTGTTGAAAGAGAGAGCCGTCGAATCGCTACCATTTGGCGGTAAGCGTTTGTTGGCCGAGACGAACGGAGATAGGATTGGAAACTTTGTGCAACGCCTTGTTGCTACAGGAAGGAGTAGTCTACCACCAAGTCCGTGCAAAGATATCGTAGTCAGCCCTCTTGCTAACGGCCGTTAA